One stretch of Gouania willdenowi chromosome 16, fGouWil2.1, whole genome shotgun sequence DNA includes these proteins:
- the LOC114477450 gene encoding zinc finger E-box-binding homeobox 1 isoform X1, with protein MDSQLASVLTRGSLDVQNGSQCAEGSGPVTKMCVNPEDRVHLPAAPGNLQPPVTAAQTIRTPAPSVNGQQPEVGGTSQPSSQEHSQIGGFRQPITVKTVVPVVDNQPMRIKIVVPPRHKGPITNSAISLTKDFTFPHPREPVMLSEKNWAKTHTSVVTTEGDTEVELYHVTEGEKRAEILTGKGVLDVKIVHIDGLESHTIPRTNTVKIEREMRKNLPLILQDMGLISRNTFNELRTEEQTEPLDLSLPNKREDRERRCGRIQDDSGGAGSLIMEVDEYEGDGDRDIVEEDEDGTMDICNRCVLKDSFLSTPALASLSVEDCNSKDLLLIDDQGIPYTLSHDGHKIPQVDISPSSTDPQSDRAGSPGTERTEESPEGTSSGPSFSQSSDTALKESSLDLYPSSTPASDRSLLGTDQTAGPEVMEGMTNPEHSVVVEPNSCVQEAVFNSSSLISTSTQPVQMLTNPSINVPFLLLSPSSSSAPVSLPLSLSVPQSSPGASTPMFLLLSSVPSSSGESTSTSTPIAVLDPSTGQLSQITAASAPISLPLSSGQVGALGSHVSNPVITLSANNAPALVSGTSNVKSSSVLTSVSVPSPVHTQGSAPLSQTHISHSDSNPGSEAIPVKDVSSEMNKQSTVPESSPQAQPSSVTYDPSTQPSSEASAHTPASESNVTPSDHLPLDDHRYFTNTAAPPSPPIGPMFPPANLDPLDPLDPISPSGSPDSMNSRRVLYCPLCPRVFFYLSDLERHAITHSQKKPHVCQQCGKAFKRSSHLQRHKHIHTGQRNFVCPICAKRFREAGELQRHQRVHTGEKPYQCQLCHTRFAERNTLRRHTKRKHPYHQAAMEMLSERKDRGGGGRRDDGEVGGSAVQEEEESAEWYSSTVSNLEHSESEVET; from the exons ATGGACTCTCAGTTGGCTTCAGTCCTGACCAGAGGCAGCCTGGATGTCCAAAATGGCAGCCAGTGTGCAGAGGGCTCAGGGCCAGTGACCAAGATGTGTGTGAACCCAGAGGACAGAGTCCATCTCCCTGCTGCACCAGGTAACCTCCAGCCTCCTGTCACAGCAGCACAGACCATCAGGACACCAGCTCCATCAGTCAATGGGCAGCAGCCAGAGGTGGGCGGGACTTCCCAGCCATCCTCCCAGGAACATAGTCAGATTGGTGGCTTCAGACAGCCAATCACAGTGAAGACCGTGGTGCCTGTTGTGGACAACCAACCAATGAGAATTAAAATTGTCGTTCCCCCTCGACACAAGGGGCCAATCACAAACTCTGCCATCAGCCTGACCAAAGACTTTACGTTCCCACATCCTAGAGAGCCTGTTATGCTCTCAGAGAAAAACTGGGctaaaacacatacatcagtTGTTACAACTGAGGGAGACACTGAAGTAGAATTATATCATGTGACAGAAGGAGAAAAGAGAGCAGAAATCTTAACAGGAAAAGGCGTTTTAGATGTTAAAATAGTCCACATCGATGGGTTGGAATCTCACACAATCCCAAGAACCAATACAGTTAAAATAGAGAGAGAAATGAGGAAAAACCTGCCCTTGATTTTGCAAGACATGGGCCTGATTTCCCGAAATACGTTTAATGAGCTAAGAACGGAGGAGCAGACGGAACCTCTGGACCTGAGTTTGCCCAACAAAAGAGAAGATCGAGAAAGGAGATGTGGGCGCATTCAAGATGATTCTGGAGGTGCGGGCTCTCTGATCATGGAAGTAGATGAATATGAGGGTGATGGAGACAGAGATATAGTAGAAGAGGATGAAGATGGCACAATGGACATCTGTAACCGATGTGTCCTAAAAGATTCTTTCCTTTCTACCCCTGCCCTTGCCTCTCTTTCAGTAGAAGACTGTAACAGTAAAGACCTTCTTCTCATTGATGACCAGGGAATTCCATATACACTCAGTCATGATGGACACAAAATACCACAGGTCGACATCTCCCCATCTTCTACGGATCCTCAGTCGGATCGAGCTGGTTCACCAGGAACAGAGAGAACTGAGGAATCACCTGAGGGGACTTCATCAGGTCCAAGCTTCAGCCAAAGTTCAGATACTGCACTAAAAGAATCTTCTCTGGATCTCTACCCTTCATCAACCCCTGCCAGTGATCGATCATTACTAGGCACCGATCAGACAGCTGGTCCAGAAGTAATGGAGGGGATGACAAACCCAGAACATTCAGTAGTTGTAGAGCCAAACAGCTGCGTCCAGGAGGCTGTTTTTAACTCCTCTTCCCTGATATCGACCTCCACACAGCCAGTCCAGATGCTCACAAACccatcaataaatgttcctttccTGTTACTGTCACCCTCCTCCTCTTCAGCTCCAGTTAGCCTCCCTCTCTCGCTTTCTGTTCCACAGTCTTCCCCTGGTGCTTCCACCCcaatgtttcttcttctctcctcaGTACCGTCGTCCTCTGGCGAGTCCACATCTACCTCCACTCCTATCGCTGTCCTCGATCCTTCCACAGGTCAGTTGTCCCAGATTACTGCAGCCTCAGCACCAATTTCTCTCCCTTTGTCCTCTGGGCAAGTTGGCGCACTGGGATCCCACGTGTCTAACCCAGTGATCACACTGAGCGCCAACAATGCTCCTGCATTGGTGTCGGGCACCAGTAACGTAAAGTCCAGCTCTGTCCTCACATCTGTCAGTGTTCCCTCACCCGTCCACACTCAGGGCTCAGCTCCACTCAGCCAAACTCACATCAGCCACTCAGACTCTAACCCAGGAAGTGAAGCCATACCTGTCAAAGACGTTTCCAGTGAAATGAATAAACAATCCACGGTTCCAGAATCCTCACCACAAGCTCAGCCTTCCAGTGTGACCTATGACCCCTCAACTCAGCCCAGCTCAGAAGCTTCAGCTCACACTCCAGCCTCAGAGTCTAATGTGACCCCCTCGGATCATTTGCCCCTAGATGACCACCGTTACTTCACTAACACAGCTGCTCCACCCTCCCCTCCCATCGGCCCAATGTTTCCCCCCGCTAATCTTGATCCTCTTGATCCCTTGGATCCCATCTCTCCATCTGGATCCCCAGACTCAATGAACTCTCGCAGGGTGCTGTACTGTCCACTGTGTCCCCGGGTCTTCTTTTACCTCTCCGACTTGGAGCGCCACGCCATAACTCATTCGCAGAAGAAGCCTCATGTTTGCCAGCAATGTGGGAAAGCCTTCAAACGTTCCAGCCATTTACAG AGACACAAGCACATTCACACAGGCCAGAGGAACTTTGTGTGTCCAATCTGTGCAAAGCGCTTTAGGGAGGCGGGCGAGCTCCAGCGCCATCAGCGGGTTCACACGGGGGAGAAACCGTACCAGTGCCAACTTTGCCACACTCGCTTTGCTGAGCGCAACACCCTGCGGCGACACACCAAACGCAAGCACCCGTACCACCAAGCCGCCATGGAGATGTTGAGCGAGAGAAaagacagaggaggaggaggtcgcaGAGACGATGGAGAGGTGGGTGGGTCCGCggtgcaggaggaggaggagagcgcCGAGTGGTACAGCTCCACTGTCTCCAACTTGGAGCACTCGGAGTCGGAAGTGGAAACTTAA
- the LOC114477450 gene encoding flocculation protein FLO11 isoform X2 — MDSQLASVLTRGSLDVQNGSQCAEGSGPVTKMCVNPEDRVHLPAAPVEDCNSKDLLLIDDQGIPYTLSHDGHKIPQVDISPSSTDPQSDRAGSPGTERTEESPEGTSSGPSFSQSSDTALKESSLDLYPSSTPASDRSLLGTDQTAGPEVMEGMTNPEHSVVVEPNSCVQEAVFNSSSLISTSTQPVQMLTNPSINVPFLLLSPSSSSAPVSLPLSLSVPQSSPGASTPMFLLLSSVPSSSGESTSTSTPIAVLDPSTGQLSQITAASAPISLPLSSGQVGALGSHVSNPVITLSANNAPALVSGTSNVKSSSVLTSVSVPSPVHTQGSAPLSQTHISHSDSNPGSEAIPVKDVSSEMNKQSTVPESSPQAQPSSVTYDPSTQPSSEASAHTPASESNVTPSDHLPLDDHRYFTNTAAPPSPPIGPMFPPANLDPLDPLDPISPSGSPDSMNSRRVLYCPLCPRVFFYLSDLERHAITHSQKKPHVCQQCGKAFKRSSHLQRHKHIHTGQRNFVCPICAKRFREAGELQRHQRVHTGEKPYQCQLCHTRFAERNTLRRHTKRKHPYHQAAMEMLSERKDRGGGGRRDDGEVGGSAVQEEEESAEWYSSTVSNLEHSESEVET, encoded by the exons ATGGACTCTCAGTTGGCTTCAGTCCTGACCAGAGGCAGCCTGGATGTCCAAAATGGCAGCCAGTGTGCAGAGGGCTCAGGGCCAGTGACCAAGATGTGTGTGAACCCAGAGGACAGAGTCCATCTCCCTGCTGCACCAG TAGAAGACTGTAACAGTAAAGACCTTCTTCTCATTGATGACCAGGGAATTCCATATACACTCAGTCATGATGGACACAAAATACCACAGGTCGACATCTCCCCATCTTCTACGGATCCTCAGTCGGATCGAGCTGGTTCACCAGGAACAGAGAGAACTGAGGAATCACCTGAGGGGACTTCATCAGGTCCAAGCTTCAGCCAAAGTTCAGATACTGCACTAAAAGAATCTTCTCTGGATCTCTACCCTTCATCAACCCCTGCCAGTGATCGATCATTACTAGGCACCGATCAGACAGCTGGTCCAGAAGTAATGGAGGGGATGACAAACCCAGAACATTCAGTAGTTGTAGAGCCAAACAGCTGCGTCCAGGAGGCTGTTTTTAACTCCTCTTCCCTGATATCGACCTCCACACAGCCAGTCCAGATGCTCACAAACccatcaataaatgttcctttccTGTTACTGTCACCCTCCTCCTCTTCAGCTCCAGTTAGCCTCCCTCTCTCGCTTTCTGTTCCACAGTCTTCCCCTGGTGCTTCCACCCcaatgtttcttcttctctcctcaGTACCGTCGTCCTCTGGCGAGTCCACATCTACCTCCACTCCTATCGCTGTCCTCGATCCTTCCACAGGTCAGTTGTCCCAGATTACTGCAGCCTCAGCACCAATTTCTCTCCCTTTGTCCTCTGGGCAAGTTGGCGCACTGGGATCCCACGTGTCTAACCCAGTGATCACACTGAGCGCCAACAATGCTCCTGCATTGGTGTCGGGCACCAGTAACGTAAAGTCCAGCTCTGTCCTCACATCTGTCAGTGTTCCCTCACCCGTCCACACTCAGGGCTCAGCTCCACTCAGCCAAACTCACATCAGCCACTCAGACTCTAACCCAGGAAGTGAAGCCATACCTGTCAAAGACGTTTCCAGTGAAATGAATAAACAATCCACGGTTCCAGAATCCTCACCACAAGCTCAGCCTTCCAGTGTGACCTATGACCCCTCAACTCAGCCCAGCTCAGAAGCTTCAGCTCACACTCCAGCCTCAGAGTCTAATGTGACCCCCTCGGATCATTTGCCCCTAGATGACCACCGTTACTTCACTAACACAGCTGCTCCACCCTCCCCTCCCATCGGCCCAATGTTTCCCCCCGCTAATCTTGATCCTCTTGATCCCTTGGATCCCATCTCTCCATCTGGATCCCCAGACTCAATGAACTCTCGCAGGGTGCTGTACTGTCCACTGTGTCCCCGGGTCTTCTTTTACCTCTCCGACTTGGAGCGCCACGCCATAACTCATTCGCAGAAGAAGCCTCATGTTTGCCAGCAATGTGGGAAAGCCTTCAAACGTTCCAGCCATTTACAG AGACACAAGCACATTCACACAGGCCAGAGGAACTTTGTGTGTCCAATCTGTGCAAAGCGCTTTAGGGAGGCGGGCGAGCTCCAGCGCCATCAGCGGGTTCACACGGGGGAGAAACCGTACCAGTGCCAACTTTGCCACACTCGCTTTGCTGAGCGCAACACCCTGCGGCGACACACCAAACGCAAGCACCCGTACCACCAAGCCGCCATGGAGATGTTGAGCGAGAGAAaagacagaggaggaggaggtcgcaGAGACGATGGAGAGGTGGGTGGGTCCGCggtgcaggaggaggaggagagcgcCGAGTGGTACAGCTCCACTGTCTCCAACTTGGAGCACTCGGAGTCGGAAGTGGAAACTTAA